A stretch of the Sporichthya brevicatena genome encodes the following:
- a CDS encoding Lrp/AsnC family transcriptional regulator has protein sequence MSVDDLDVRLIDLFAAEPRLGVLEASRRLGVARGTVQARLERLQREGVVTGFGPDLDPAALGYPVTAFVTLEIVQGHGHEAVAAHLATIPEVLEAHTISGAGDLMCRVVARSNADLQRVLDLVVADRSIHRSSTTIALATQISFRTLPLLRQTGRAAASH, from the coding sequence ATGAGCGTCGACGATCTCGACGTCCGGCTGATCGACCTGTTTGCCGCCGAGCCGCGCCTCGGCGTGCTCGAGGCATCCCGCCGACTCGGCGTCGCCCGCGGGACCGTCCAGGCCCGGCTCGAACGCCTCCAGCGCGAGGGCGTCGTCACCGGCTTCGGGCCCGACCTCGATCCGGCCGCGCTCGGCTACCCCGTCACCGCCTTCGTGACGCTGGAGATCGTCCAGGGCCACGGGCACGAGGCGGTGGCCGCGCACCTCGCGACGATCCCCGAGGTCCTGGAGGCCCACACGATCTCCGGCGCCGGCGACCTGATGTGCCGGGTCGTCGCCCGCTCCAACGCGGACCTGCAGCGCGTCCTCGACCTCGTCGTCGCGGACCGCTCGATTCACCGCAGCTCGACGACGATCGCCCTCGCGACCCAGATTTCGTTCCGGACCCTCCCCCTGCTCCGCCAGACCGGCCGCGCGGCGGCGTCGCACTGA